AAGCCGGTGCGGATCGGGCGGCGGCTGACGGTTTCATCTTTGACAACAAACACGGATGTTTCGCCGCCGTCGTCAACAATAGCGCTGCGCGGGATTTGCAGGGCGTCGGCATGTATGTCGGAAACAATTCCGATGCGCGCAAACATGCCCGGTTTCAAACGTCGTTCCGGGTCGGAGATTTCCACGGTGATTTTGAACGTGCCGGTGGACGGGTCTACAACCGGACTGATTCTGGCAATGCTTGCTGTGTAACGCGCACCGCCCAGGGCATCAACCTGAATGGTTGCTGGCATTCCCTGCGACATGCGTCGGTATTCCCGTTCAGGCACGTGCAGGTACGCGACCAGTGGGTCGAGACTGGTGACATGAAACAGCTTCGCGTTGACATCAATCGTGTTGCCTGTTTTTACGAAGCGCTCCGAGACCACGCCGTCAATCGGGGCGCGTATTTCGGTGTAGCTGACTTCGAGACTGGCCATTTTGTAGCTGGCCTCAAGTGCCTCCATTTCGTACTGGATTTTTTCGAAATCGCCGGCGCTGATCAGGCTACGGTCCTTCAGGTCCTGATTCCGCTGAAAGTCGCGGCGCAGTTTCTGCAGGTTGGCCTCGGCCTGAGTCTGTATCAGCCGCAGCCGATCGCCGTCGAGTCGTGCCAGTAACTGGCCGGCACGGACGTCGTCGCCTTCCTCAACTTGTATTTCCCGTACTTCTCCCCCGACTTTGGCGATGACCGTCGCTTCGGCCAGTGCTTCAATCGCGGCAGTACCCGAATAGGTTGAAACGATGTCGCCCCGACTCGGGTACGCGGCCTCGACGGGGATCGCCGGCAGCGGCTCATTCTCGCTGGCGGATTCTGACGCTGTCTCCGACTGACACGCGGCCAGCAACAGTACAAGCAGAAATCCTGAGGCCCTGTTGGCTGTCATTTCGTAACGCTCCCTCTTTTGTTATGTGCTAGCGGCGCTGCTGGGCAACCGCAAGATTCATCGCAACGACGGCTGTTCCATCGCGAACGCCCGTCGAGCCGTTCTTAATGACGACATCACCGGCGCTGACGCCATCGACTATCTGTACC
The DNA window shown above is from Woeseia oceani and carries:
- a CDS encoding efflux RND transporter periplasmic adaptor subunit, with product MTANRASGFLLVLLLAACQSETASESASENEPLPAIPVEAAYPSRGDIVSTYSGTAAIEALAEATVIAKVGGEVREIQVEEGDDVRAGQLLARLDGDRLRLIQTQAEANLQKLRRDFQRNQDLKDRSLISAGDFEKIQYEMEALEASYKMASLEVSYTEIRAPIDGVVSERFVKTGNTIDVNAKLFHVTSLDPLVAYLHVPEREYRRMSQGMPATIQVDALGGARYTASIARISPVVDPSTGTFKITVEISDPERRLKPGMFARIGIVSDIHADALQIPRSAIVDDGGETSVFVVKDETVSRRPIRTGFVANGNIEVVEGLNDGEQIVIVGQSGLRDGSRVELIDTSPDANNVLAAPAPSSQDES